In Phaseolus vulgaris cultivar G19833 chromosome 10, P. vulgaris v2.0, whole genome shotgun sequence, a single genomic region encodes these proteins:
- the LOC137813396 gene encoding uncharacterized protein — protein sequence MGVEFGLRRSFFDWEKSLVEQLFQSLQEVKLVFGEADSWVWKIGDADSWVWKIGESQTFSVNSAYVQVRRVRGGEYSPVYSKVWRCKALPSALFTAWRVLENRIASRVNLVRRGVAVENLLYCLCGEEEESSCHLFFVCRMSQASVSVNEVWGTIWVGIVSEIWKHRNSVIFNRGVADVSEVFVSVQVKLGFKSFGLYEVDSLTLVSVGMVIPLLIW from the exons ATGGGTGTGGAATTTGGACTGCGTAGATCCTTTTTCGACTGGGAGAAGTCTTTGGTTGAACAGTTGTTTCAAAGTTTGCAAGAGGTGAAGTTGGTTTTTGGGGAGGCGGACAGTTGGGTCTGGAAGATTGGGGACGCGGACAGTTGGGTCTGGAAGATTGGGGAGAGTCAAACTTTCTCAGTCAACTCTGCTTATGTTCAGGTAAGGCGGGTTAGAGGAGGGGAGTATTCTCCTGTGTATAGTAAGGTGTGGAGGTGCAAAGCCTTGCCATCTGCTTTGttcactgcttggagggtgttggagaatAGGATTGCCTCTAGGGTTAACTTGGTAAGGCGCGGAGTGGCGGTAGAAAATCTCTTGTATTGTTTGTGTGGGGAGGAGGAGGAGTCATCTTGTCACTTGTTCTTTGTTTGCAG GATGAGTCAGGCTTCTGTTTCGGTTAACGAAGTTTGGGGTACAATTTGGGTTGGCATTGTGAGCGAAATCTGGAAACATAGGAACTCGGTCATCTTCAATAGAGGTGTGGCAGATGTGTCTGAAGTGTTCGTTTCGGTGCAAGTAAAG TTGGGTTTTAAATCATTTGGCTTGTATGAGGTTGATTCATTAACATTGGTTAGTGTTGGTATGGTTATCCCTTTGCTAATTTGGTAG
- the LOC137818805 gene encoding uncharacterized protein gives MDIFEFGTLLLKIFTGSGKIHKRGNHGDDEKVKVPESIRQMNNLSPIGSESKICVEEEHGRTPMKHFPNSCGERRRTLESMGRGASRLATFGFCVCSLYLKYSKPVLQAQPPHPLWLDIIGILSFTLFASAASVMLLVEARFTHKQIIVMLTAFFTMLLA, from the exons ATGGATATT TTCGAATTTGGAACTCTTCTTTTAAAAATCTTTACTGGAAGTGGGAAGATCCACAAAAGGGGGAATCATGGAGATGATGAGAAAGTCAAGGTTCCTGAATCAATAAGACAAATGAACAATTTGAGT CCAATTGGATCAGAATCGAAGATATGTGTTGAGGAAGAGCATGGAAGAACGCCAATGAAGCATTTTCCCAATAGTTGTGGTGAGAGAAGAAGAACATTAGAAAGTATGGGAAGAGGAGCATCAAGGTTGGCCACATTTGGGTTTTGTGTGTGTTCACTATATCTAAAATACAGCAAACCAGTTCTCCAAGCACAACCACCTCATCCACTTTGGCTTGACATCATAGGAATTTTGAGTTTTACTTTGTTTGCATCTGCTGCTTCTgttatgcttcttgttgaagcAAGGTTCACTCATAAGCAGATCATTGTTATGCTCACTGCATTCTTCACTATGTTGTTGGCTTAA
- the LOC137818804 gene encoding uncharacterized protein isoform X3, producing the protein MEKFDEHEINYDQRDEATSKGEFGEIIRGLPFISMKNYPPHFPINKEIYKVFEMFDNDYDVFDNVYDVMQKESRLPLLSHHDLPILSHLIVNKMFKGFCKQIKKESHSPYGAIEIDEENGYPYMTQNQFTIHKKHPEQHDFTIWATFYTGQLGIACCLGNPFDMFSKLKGTGKVKEQSLLSFGEALPVFLPSMTLSAMFFLNFIYTTILTRPLPFRVPANSILLLLLFYYIMALAEAMSGSGVLWGSVQISALSFVSGGAIGLMMLIGSIIMMVKFYFKRSFSLN; encoded by the exons ATGGAGAAATTCGATGAACATGAAATCAATTATGATCAAAGAGATGAAGCCACTTCAAAAG GGGAGTTTGGAGAGATTATCCGTGGTCTCCCATTCATCTCTATGAAGAATTATCCACCTCACTTCCCT ATAAACAAGGAGATATACAAGGTGTTCGAGATGTTCGATAACGATTACGATGTGTTCGATAACGTTTACGATGTGATGCAGAAG GAATCGAGACTTCCTCTTCTTTCTCATCATGATCTTCCTATTCTTTCTCATCTGATTGTGAACAAAATGTTTAAG GGTTTCTGTAAGCAGATAAAGAAGGAATCTCATTCCCCCTATGGTGCGATAGAgattgatgaagaaaatggatATCCGTACATGACACAAAACCAGTTCACAATTCACAAGAAACATCCTGAACAACATGATTTTACTATATGGGCTACCTTCTACACAGGACAACTAGGTATAGCATGTTGTTTGGGCAATCCTTTTGACATGTTTTCTAAATTGAAAGGCACTGGTAAGGTGAAAGAGCAATCACTACTAAGTTTTGGAGAAGCACTTCCTGTGTTTCTGCCATCAATGACATTGAGTGCAATGTTTTTCCTGAACTTCATTTACACAACAATTCTTACACGACCATTGCCTTTTCGTGTGCCTGCAAACTCAATCTTGCTGCTACTTTTGTTCTATTACATTATGGCATTAGCAGAAGCTATGTCTGGCTCTGGTGTTCTGTGGGGTTCAGTTCAAATCTCTGCTCTTTCGTTTGTCTCTGGAGGGGCAATTGGCTTGATGATGCTCATTGGCTCCATCATCATGATGGTAAAGTTCTACTTTAAACGAAGCTTCTCTCTGAATTAG
- the LOC137818804 gene encoding uncharacterized protein isoform X1 — translation MEKFDEHEINYDQRDEATSKGEFGEIIRGLPFISMKNYPPHFPINKEIYKVFEMFDNDYDVFDNVYDVMQKKMCPDVATDMEQALKLVVGDSLTHMDKETFKESRLPLLSHHDLPILSHLIVNKMFKGFCKQIKKESHSPYGAIEIDEENGYPYMTQNQFTIHKKHPEQHDFTIWATFYTGQLGIACCLGNPFDMFSKLKGTGKVKEQSLLSFGEALPVFLPSMTLSAMFFLNFIYTTILTRPLPFRVPANSILLLLLFYYIMALAEAMSGSGVLWGSVQISALSFVSGGAIGLMMLIGSIIMMVKFYFKRSFSLN, via the exons ATGGAGAAATTCGATGAACATGAAATCAATTATGATCAAAGAGATGAAGCCACTTCAAAAG GGGAGTTTGGAGAGATTATCCGTGGTCTCCCATTCATCTCTATGAAGAATTATCCACCTCACTTCCCT ATAAACAAGGAGATATACAAGGTGTTCGAGATGTTCGATAACGATTACGATGTGTTCGATAACGTTTACGATGTGATGCAGAAG AAAATGTGTCCTGATGTTGCAACTGATATGGAACAGGCGTTAAAG TTAGTAGTGGGAGATTCTCTCACTCATATGGATAAGGAGACATTTAAG GAATCGAGACTTCCTCTTCTTTCTCATCATGATCTTCCTATTCTTTCTCATCTGATTGTGAACAAAATGTTTAAG GGTTTCTGTAAGCAGATAAAGAAGGAATCTCATTCCCCCTATGGTGCGATAGAgattgatgaagaaaatggatATCCGTACATGACACAAAACCAGTTCACAATTCACAAGAAACATCCTGAACAACATGATTTTACTATATGGGCTACCTTCTACACAGGACAACTAGGTATAGCATGTTGTTTGGGCAATCCTTTTGACATGTTTTCTAAATTGAAAGGCACTGGTAAGGTGAAAGAGCAATCACTACTAAGTTTTGGAGAAGCACTTCCTGTGTTTCTGCCATCAATGACATTGAGTGCAATGTTTTTCCTGAACTTCATTTACACAACAATTCTTACACGACCATTGCCTTTTCGTGTGCCTGCAAACTCAATCTTGCTGCTACTTTTGTTCTATTACATTATGGCATTAGCAGAAGCTATGTCTGGCTCTGGTGTTCTGTGGGGTTCAGTTCAAATCTCTGCTCTTTCGTTTGTCTCTGGAGGGGCAATTGGCTTGATGATGCTCATTGGCTCCATCATCATGATGGTAAAGTTCTACTTTAAACGAAGCTTCTCTCTGAATTAG
- the LOC137818804 gene encoding uncharacterized protein isoform X2 → MEKFDEHEINYDQRDEATSKGEFGEIIRGLPFISMKNYPPHFPINKEIYKVFEMFDNDYDVFDNVYDVMQKLVVGDSLTHMDKETFKESRLPLLSHHDLPILSHLIVNKMFKGFCKQIKKESHSPYGAIEIDEENGYPYMTQNQFTIHKKHPEQHDFTIWATFYTGQLGIACCLGNPFDMFSKLKGTGKVKEQSLLSFGEALPVFLPSMTLSAMFFLNFIYTTILTRPLPFRVPANSILLLLLFYYIMALAEAMSGSGVLWGSVQISALSFVSGGAIGLMMLIGSIIMMVKFYFKRSFSLN, encoded by the exons ATGGAGAAATTCGATGAACATGAAATCAATTATGATCAAAGAGATGAAGCCACTTCAAAAG GGGAGTTTGGAGAGATTATCCGTGGTCTCCCATTCATCTCTATGAAGAATTATCCACCTCACTTCCCT ATAAACAAGGAGATATACAAGGTGTTCGAGATGTTCGATAACGATTACGATGTGTTCGATAACGTTTACGATGTGATGCAGAAG TTAGTAGTGGGAGATTCTCTCACTCATATGGATAAGGAGACATTTAAG GAATCGAGACTTCCTCTTCTTTCTCATCATGATCTTCCTATTCTTTCTCATCTGATTGTGAACAAAATGTTTAAG GGTTTCTGTAAGCAGATAAAGAAGGAATCTCATTCCCCCTATGGTGCGATAGAgattgatgaagaaaatggatATCCGTACATGACACAAAACCAGTTCACAATTCACAAGAAACATCCTGAACAACATGATTTTACTATATGGGCTACCTTCTACACAGGACAACTAGGTATAGCATGTTGTTTGGGCAATCCTTTTGACATGTTTTCTAAATTGAAAGGCACTGGTAAGGTGAAAGAGCAATCACTACTAAGTTTTGGAGAAGCACTTCCTGTGTTTCTGCCATCAATGACATTGAGTGCAATGTTTTTCCTGAACTTCATTTACACAACAATTCTTACACGACCATTGCCTTTTCGTGTGCCTGCAAACTCAATCTTGCTGCTACTTTTGTTCTATTACATTATGGCATTAGCAGAAGCTATGTCTGGCTCTGGTGTTCTGTGGGGTTCAGTTCAAATCTCTGCTCTTTCGTTTGTCTCTGGAGGGGCAATTGGCTTGATGATGCTCATTGGCTCCATCATCATGATGGTAAAGTTCTACTTTAAACGAAGCTTCTCTCTGAATTAG
- the LOC137818804 gene encoding uncharacterized protein isoform X4 produces the protein MEKFDEHEINYDQRDEATSKGEFGEIIRGLPFISMKNYPPHFPINKEIYKVFEMFDNDYDVFDNVYDVMQKGFCKQIKKESHSPYGAIEIDEENGYPYMTQNQFTIHKKHPEQHDFTIWATFYTGQLGIACCLGNPFDMFSKLKGTGKVKEQSLLSFGEALPVFLPSMTLSAMFFLNFIYTTILTRPLPFRVPANSILLLLLFYYIMALAEAMSGSGVLWGSVQISALSFVSGGAIGLMMLIGSIIMMVKFYFKRSFSLN, from the exons ATGGAGAAATTCGATGAACATGAAATCAATTATGATCAAAGAGATGAAGCCACTTCAAAAG GGGAGTTTGGAGAGATTATCCGTGGTCTCCCATTCATCTCTATGAAGAATTATCCACCTCACTTCCCT ATAAACAAGGAGATATACAAGGTGTTCGAGATGTTCGATAACGATTACGATGTGTTCGATAACGTTTACGATGTGATGCAGAAG GGTTTCTGTAAGCAGATAAAGAAGGAATCTCATTCCCCCTATGGTGCGATAGAgattgatgaagaaaatggatATCCGTACATGACACAAAACCAGTTCACAATTCACAAGAAACATCCTGAACAACATGATTTTACTATATGGGCTACCTTCTACACAGGACAACTAGGTATAGCATGTTGTTTGGGCAATCCTTTTGACATGTTTTCTAAATTGAAAGGCACTGGTAAGGTGAAAGAGCAATCACTACTAAGTTTTGGAGAAGCACTTCCTGTGTTTCTGCCATCAATGACATTGAGTGCAATGTTTTTCCTGAACTTCATTTACACAACAATTCTTACACGACCATTGCCTTTTCGTGTGCCTGCAAACTCAATCTTGCTGCTACTTTTGTTCTATTACATTATGGCATTAGCAGAAGCTATGTCTGGCTCTGGTGTTCTGTGGGGTTCAGTTCAAATCTCTGCTCTTTCGTTTGTCTCTGGAGGGGCAATTGGCTTGATGATGCTCATTGGCTCCATCATCATGATGGTAAAGTTCTACTTTAAACGAAGCTTCTCTCTGAATTAG